A portion of the Bacteroides faecium genome contains these proteins:
- a CDS encoding SusC/RagA family TonB-linked outer membrane protein: MKRKSKIRAGWLRFFVLSFIFVFCSSMPAVAQNGIKITGKIVDNTQMEVIGANVLVKGTSIGAITDINGEYTIVVPDEKAILVFSFIGYQKQEIAVGKNRTVNVTLKDDSQSLDEVVVVAYGTQTKATLTGALSSIDTKELLKAPVASISNVLAGAMPGVSTVQTSGQPGDDAASIFVRGSGSLTGGASSPLILVDGVEREFSQIDPNEIENLSILKDASATAVFGVRGANGVVLVTTRRGKSGKPTINVSTITGVQQPLSYVQQTGSYEFARYWNMKQQNDRVTDKAMYFTREAIEAYRTGSDPIMYPNTKWGDYMYNDLFIQSKNNINISGGNEAVKYFVSLSYLYQNGILKQFDALPYDNNFKYNRYNYRANLDFKLTRTTTMKLNIGGNVGQKQEPRASSDNPWVYTQIWALPFAGPGIVNGVRTMTPGALTPVGVSRDGLSIYWGQGYNQEYKTTLNTDVDITQKLDVLTKGLSVSVKASYDNMFKLNKYRTGGTVESQTAYYKSFMDDSTKPQTDPDYDKTIVYVPNGSITPLNYSEDYGRDRNWYIEGRINYDRTFNKDHKVTALFLYNQSRNYYPKKSDGTDATYQYMPRGYVGFVGRATYGYKSKYLVDVNAGYNGSENFAPGKKRYGLFPSASVGWVMSEEAFMKKQSLIDYLKWRVSWGRVGSDTGSSTRFMYMPGVWTQNGTYSFGVSNPTGSQAYILGTPGNTDVSWETADKQNYGIDLKMLKNRLSLSVDYFTEKRTGILISPNSTPSIIATGLPNLNIGKVDNHGYEISLGWDHTLSNGIRYYANANMSFARNKIIYMDEVPNKYDYMNQTGGSTERPTNVYKYLRLYQYSDFTKDANGELVLNPSLPQPSVRVYPGDAMYADLNGDNTVDGDDRMTTGYSERPEYVFGFNGGFNYKGFNFSMQWSGATHVNKMLQVEYRIPFTNAGKRGLLDYFYKQGWTEENQLEAKYPRAAETSETWNSENSTLWLKDASYIRLKTLTIGYTFTNKRFLKAIGAKSLGLSLNGYNLLTFSPLDILDPESLGNNVGAYPLVKVYSVGVNLNF; this comes from the coding sequence ATGAAAAGAAAAAGCAAAATTCGAGCAGGATGGCTTCGTTTCTTTGTATTGTCATTTATCTTTGTTTTTTGTAGTTCTATGCCCGCAGTTGCACAGAACGGCATAAAAATCACAGGTAAGATAGTCGATAATACACAGATGGAAGTTATCGGTGCAAATGTGCTGGTCAAAGGCACTTCTATCGGTGCCATAACCGACATCAATGGCGAGTACACAATTGTAGTACCGGACGAGAAAGCCATATTGGTATTCTCATTCATCGGTTATCAGAAACAGGAAATTGCAGTAGGCAAAAATAGAACTGTCAACGTTACTCTGAAAGATGATTCACAATCACTGGATGAAGTCGTGGTAGTTGCCTACGGTACACAGACAAAAGCAACATTGACCGGTGCTTTATCATCTATCGACACAAAGGAATTGCTAAAAGCCCCCGTAGCAAGTATCAGCAATGTGTTAGCAGGAGCAATGCCGGGAGTTTCCACTGTGCAGACAAGCGGACAGCCGGGTGATGACGCCGCCTCTATCTTTGTACGCGGTAGCGGTTCGCTAACCGGCGGTGCTTCCTCTCCCCTCATTTTGGTAGACGGTGTAGAACGTGAATTCTCACAGATAGACCCGAATGAAATTGAGAACCTCTCTATCCTGAAAGACGCTTCCGCCACGGCGGTATTCGGAGTACGCGGCGCGAACGGCGTAGTTCTTGTCACTACCCGAAGGGGGAAATCCGGCAAACCGACTATCAATGTCAGCACCATTACCGGTGTGCAGCAACCGCTATCATACGTCCAGCAAACCGGAAGCTACGAGTTCGCCCGTTACTGGAACATGAAGCAACAAAATGACCGGGTGACGGACAAAGCCATGTACTTCACCCGTGAAGCGATAGAAGCATACCGCACAGGCTCGGACCCTATCATGTATCCCAACACCAAATGGGGAGATTATATGTATAACGACCTATTCATACAATCAAAAAACAACATCAACATATCCGGTGGCAATGAGGCGGTAAAATACTTCGTATCTTTAAGTTATCTTTATCAGAACGGTATTTTGAAACAATTTGACGCGCTGCCCTATGACAATAACTTCAAGTACAACCGTTATAATTACCGTGCCAATCTCGACTTCAAACTGACCCGGACAACTACTATGAAACTGAACATCGGTGGCAACGTAGGACAGAAGCAAGAACCGAGAGCTTCCAGCGACAACCCCTGGGTATATACCCAGATATGGGCGCTTCCTTTTGCCGGTCCCGGCATAGTAAACGGAGTACGGACTATGACTCCGGGTGCATTAACCCCAGTAGGAGTAAGCCGTGACGGATTGAGCATATATTGGGGACAAGGCTACAACCAGGAATACAAGACCACCCTGAACACAGATGTAGACATCACACAAAAACTGGATGTATTGACCAAGGGACTTTCCGTTTCAGTAAAAGCATCTTATGATAATATGTTCAAACTGAATAAATATCGTACCGGCGGTACAGTCGAATCGCAAACAGCCTATTACAAATCATTTATGGATGATTCTACCAAGCCGCAGACCGACCCGGATTATGACAAGACCATTGTCTATGTGCCGAACGGAAGTATCACTCCGCTCAATTATTCCGAAGATTACGGCAGGGACCGCAACTGGTATATCGAAGGCAGAATCAATTATGACCGCACATTCAACAAGGACCATAAAGTCACCGCCTTGTTCCTTTACAACCAGTCACGCAACTACTATCCGAAAAAATCGGATGGAACGGACGCAACGTATCAATATATGCCGCGGGGATATGTAGGTTTTGTAGGACGTGCCACTTACGGATACAAATCCAAATATCTGGTAGACGTAAATGCCGGATACAACGGTTCCGAGAACTTTGCTCCGGGCAAGAAGCGGTATGGTTTATTCCCGTCCGCTTCCGTAGGCTGGGTCATGTCGGAAGAAGCATTTATGAAAAAACAATCTTTGATTGATTACCTGAAATGGAGAGTATCGTGGGGACGCGTAGGTAGCGACACCGGTTCGAGCACCCGCTTTATGTATATGCCGGGAGTATGGACGCAAAACGGTACGTACAGTTTCGGAGTTTCCAATCCGACAGGCAGCCAGGCATACATACTCGGAACTCCGGGAAACACCGACGTCAGTTGGGAAACAGCCGACAAGCAAAATTATGGTATCGACCTGAAAATGTTGAAAAACAGACTTTCATTGAGTGTCGACTACTTTACGGAAAAACGTACCGGCATCCTTATCTCACCAAACTCCACTCCTTCTATCATTGCCACCGGACTGCCGAACCTGAATATCGGAAAGGTGGATAATCACGGATATGAGATTTCGTTGGGTTGGGACCACACATTGAGCAATGGTATCCGTTATTATGCCAACGCCAATATGTCTTTTGCCCGCAACAAAATCATCTACATGGACGAAGTGCCCAACAAATATGACTACATGAACCAGACCGGCGGTTCTACGGAACGTCCGACTAATGTGTATAAATATCTCCGGCTCTACCAGTACAGCGACTTCACGAAAGACGCAAACGGCGAACTGGTACTTAATCCTTCACTTCCCCAACCTTCCGTCAGAGTGTATCCGGGCGACGCTATGTACGCCGACCTGAACGGTGACAATACGGTAGACGGAGACGACCGGATGACAACCGGCTATTCGGAACGTCCGGAATATGTATTCGGTTTCAATGGCGGATTCAATTACAAAGGATTCAACTTCAGCATGCAATGGAGCGGCGCAACGCACGTCAATAAAATGCTTCAGGTAGAATACCGTATTCCTTTTACCAATGCGGGCAAACGGGGACTGTTGGACTACTTCTACAAACAAGGGTGGACAGAAGAAAACCAGCTAGAAGCCAAATATCCGCGTGCGGCGGAAACTTCGGAAACATGGAACTCGGAGAACTCTACCCTCTGGCTGAAAGACGCCTCGTATATCCGCCTGAAAACCCTGACAATCGGATATACCTTCACCAACAAGCGCTTCCTGAAAGCAATCGGCGCCAAAAGTCTCGGACTTTCCCTCAATGGATATAATCTGCTGACCTTCTCACCTCTCGACATCTTAGACCCGGAAAGTTTAGGAAACAATGTAGGTGCTTATCCATTGGTCAAGGTTTATAGTGTAGGTGTCAATCTTAATTTCTAA